The proteins below come from a single Periophthalmus magnuspinnatus isolate fPerMag1 chromosome 7, fPerMag1.2.pri, whole genome shotgun sequence genomic window:
- the wu:fl23c11 gene encoding uncharacterized protein wu:fl23c11 — MAHKTTRFSGKRVFFLVMLLLPLCWSLWTKALDIVDVNSPELTCSEGLLNCKVTSESLYEAGLPDPEGPVNITQVDLRPVLCCTQGQLCVSCLQLIISLTAVVDDLEQSGDTTEVFLSTQQTDASGHFMFQEALLKICFSSPGSSGFCKTLQFTFSRSNVAASTHKLLLREKVTFGAPVLVRVLAQMTQYKHDITIPSLEKVCSLSPEGSQIKDCDVPSLQFVTDQKTEVIRLKVEEAKEKTLMCQMMWDETPGAILPVGEGRKEIVISLNSAAPCLCFQVWWQDSKLRRKYCPFKNQQVAIERMMHNVSVALMESARGGSSVLLWNVSAPCRLKADVWLCKRDVVSRDKCQEVTGSRQKLDGHGDWFTTHGNHWKTGVFNWSSHPLLCLQIKLDGIHSPLDPYCPFAVSRWQRIVLLFVALLLASVSILGACCIHALIKGFAWRWLKDDDVKGAVGGGHVVLLYPPDDEQALPGLMCHLGSSLQALGCNVSLDLWSHAELSVLGPVPWLHSRLDQLQRHGGKVVLVLTQAARRRAEEWGAKTWARFTTNQKDIDGSTNSNCVDVFSASLSCILADYLQGRAGERFMLVQFESLPPEGVCQPLPELFRGLHVYSLPSQSLGFLTELAGARQMATSSSRRKRAHGLRMASRALARGLSGFTAGTAVLRLAVMPQSCVGGGGGEEEDVAETIPLQPYLITPPSSPDTNPKVCQVDWV; from the exons ATGGCGCACAAAACCACTAGGTTTTCAGGAAAACGCGTGTTTTTTCTTGTGATGTTACTGCTGCCTCTGTGCTGGAGTCTTTGGACTAAAGCGCTGGATATAGTCGATGTGAATTCACCTGAACTCACCTGCAGCGAG GGACTGCTGAACTGTAAAGTGACTTCAG AGTCTCTCTATGAAGCAGGGCTGCCTGATCCAGAGGGGCCAGTGAATATCACACAGGTGGATCTGAGACCTGTTCTTTGCTGCACACAGGGACAActctgtgtgtcctgtctgcagctcaTCATCAGTCTCACAG CGGTAGTGGATGATTTAGAGCAATCTGGAGATACCACAGAGGTGTTTCTCAGCACACAACAGACTGATGCGAGTGGACATTTTATGTTTCAAGAAG CCCTGCTTAAAATTTGCTTCAGTTCTCCAGGCTCTAGTGGCTTTTGCAAGACATTACAGTTTACTTTCTCCAGATCAAATGTAGCTGCTTCCACACATAAG TTACTGTTAAGAGAAAAGGTGACTTTTGGTGCTCCAGTTCTGGTTCGTGTCCTTGCACAGATGACACAGTACAAGCATGATATCACTATTCCATCTTTAGAAAAAG TTTGTTCTTTGAGCCCAGAGGGTAGCCAAATTAAAGACTGTGATG TCCCAAGTCTTCAATTTGTAACCGATCAGAAAACAGAGGTCATCCGACTCAAAGTGGAAGAAGCAAAGGAGAAGACACTCATGTGTCAGATGATGTGGGACGAGACACCAGGAGCGATTCTTCCAGtg ggTGAAGGCAGAAAAGAAATTGTGATCTCATTGAACTCTGCAGCCCCATGCTTGTGTTTTCAA GTTTGGTGGCAAGACAGTAAGCTACGCCGAAAATATTGCCCATTCAAGAATCAACAAG TTGCCATAGAGAGGATGATGCACAACGTGTCAGTGGCTTTGATGGAGTCTGCAAGAGGAGGGAGCTCTGTGCTGCTCTGGAAtgtcagcgccccctgtaggctGAAGGCGGATGTGTGGCTGTGCAAGAGAGATGTGGTCAGTAGGGACAAGTGTCAAGAAGTGACAGGGTCTAGACAGAAACTGGATGGACATGGCGATTGGTTTACAACTCATGGAAACCATTGG AAAACAGGAGTATTCAATTGGTCATCACACCCTCTGCTCTGTCTTCAA ataaaACTTGATGGGATACATTCTCCATTGGATCCCTATTGCCCATTTGCAG TATCTCGTTGGCAGCGGATTGTCTTGCTTTTTGTTGCCTTGTTATTGGCCTCTGTGTCAATTCTTGGAGCATGCTGTATACATGCACTGATCAAAG gATTTGCATGGAGATGGTTGAAAGATGATGACGTCAAAG gggCTGTAGGCGGTGGTCATGTGGTTCTGCTATATCCGCCTGATGATGAGCAAGCCTTACCTGGTCTAATGTGCCACTTAGGGTCATCCCTCCAAGCTCTGGGCTGCAATGTGTCTCTGGACTTGTGGAGCCATGCTGAATTAAGTGTCTTGGGTCCGGTGCCTTGGCTCCATTCACGACTGGATCAACTGCAAAGACACGGTGGAAAGGTTGTTCTAGTGCTTACCCAAGCTGCAAGGAGGAGGGCTGAAGAGTGGGGAGCTAAAACCTGGGCGAGGTTTACAACAAATCAGAAAGATATAGACGGCAGTACCAACTCAAATTGTGTTGATGTATTTAGCGCATCTTTGAGTTGTATCCTTGCAGACTACTTACAAGGTCGAGCAGGCGAGCGCTTCATGTTGGTGCAGTTTGAATCCCTGCCCCCTGAAGGAGTTTGCCAGCCACTTCCAGAACTGTTCCGTGGTCTACATGTCTACAGCCTTCCATCTCAAAGCTTAGGGTTTCTCACAGAACTGGCAGGGGCAAGACAAATGGCCACGTCCTCATCCAGACGAAAGAGGGCGCATGGACTCAGAATGGCGTCGCGGGCGTTAGCAAGAGGGTTGTCAGGGTTTACAGCTGGGACGGCAGTGTTGAGACTGGCTGTGATGCCCCAGAGTTGTgtagggggaggaggaggagaagaagaagatgttGCAGAGACAATACCACTGCAGCCTTACCTCATCACGCCCCCCTCCAGTCCAGACACTAACCCCAAAGTCTGTCAAGTGGATTGGGTTTGA